The following is a genomic window from Aquipuribacter hungaricus.
CGCTGTTGCCGCAGCGGCACAGCACGTCGGCCGCCCGCGGGACCTGCATGTGGCCGAGGTCGCCCGCCGCCCCCTGCGCGCCCCGGCGCAGCTCGCCGTCGGAGATGATCCCCGCGCCGATGCCGGTGCCGACCTTGACGAAGACGAGGTGGTCGACCCCCGGCCAGGCGATGAAGCGCTCGCCGAGCGCCATGACGTTGACGTCGTTGTCGACCGCGACCACCACGCCCAGGTCGCGCCGCAGCCGCTCGACGACGTCGTAGCCGTCCCAGCCGGGCATGATCGGCGGGTCGATCGGGCGGCCGGTGGCGTGCTCGACGGGTCCCGGCAGGCCGATCCCGACCCCCACGAGCCGGCGGCCGGGGGACTCCAGCGGCGCCAGCAGCTCACGCCCCCGGTCGACGACCCAGGACAGGACCCGGTCGGGACCGTCCCCGATCTCCAGGTCGTCCTGCCGCTCGACGAGGACGCGGCCGGCCAGGTCGGTGACGCCGAGCCGGGCGTACGTGGCGCCCAGGTCGGCGGCGAGCACGAGGCCCGACGAGGGGTCGAAGGCGAACTGCGTCGGCGGCCGGCCACCGGTGGACACCGCGTCCCCGGCCGGGCCGATGAGGCGGCAGGCGAGCAGCGCGTCGACCCGCTGGGCGACCGTCGACCGCGACAGGCCGGTCATGCCGGCGAGCTCCGAGCGGGTGCGGGGCACGCCGTCGCGCAGCAGCGCGAGCAGCTGACCGGCACCGCCGGGCCCGGGCCTGGGCTCGGGCACGGTGCTGGTCACCGCGCTGACGATATCAACGCAGGCGCACGTCGCCCTCCTCCCGACAGGGCGCCGGCGGCGAGAGCGCTCTCTCGGACCTGCCCCGTCTCGGTGCACTATGTAGTGCAGTATGGTGCACCCCGTGGACAGGACAGCGGACCTCGCCGCCGCGATCGGCGGGCGGGTGCGGCGCGAGCGGCAGGCGCGGCGGTGGACCCTCGACCAGATGGCCTCCGCCACCGGCGTGAGCAGGCGGATGCTCGTCTCCGTCGAGCAGGGCGCGGCCAACCCCAGCGTCGGCACCCTGCTGCGGGTGGCGGAGGCGCTCGGCGTCGGGCTGCCCGCCCTGGTCGAGCCGCCCGCGACCGGACCGGTGCAGGTGACCCGGCACGGCGGCGGCGCCACGCTGTGGACGAGCGAGGCCGGCGGACGGGCCGTGCTCGTGGCGAGCACCCGCGCGCCCGGCGTCGTCGAGCTGTGGGACTGGACGCTGGCGGCGGGCGACCGGTACGCCAGCCGGGGCCACGTCCCGGGCACCACCGAGCTCGTCCACGTGCTGTCCGGTGCCCTGACGGTGGAGGTCGACGGCGCGGCCCACGAGCTCGCCGCGGGGGACGCCGTCGCGTTCCCGGGCGACGTCGACCACGCCTACGCGGCCACCGGCACCGGCACCGGCACCCCAGGAGCCGCAGGGGCGCGGTTCAGCCTCGCGGTGCACGAGCCCGTGACCGGCGCACGCTCGACGGCCGGCGCACGCTCGGCGGCCGGCCGTGGCTGAGGAGCTGGAGCTGGTCCTGGACCGGGCGTCCGTCGACCCCGCCGTGCACGCCCTGCGCCCGGACTACCGCGCCGGTCTGCTGGCCGTCGACGGGCTGGTGCCCGCCCCGGGCGACGCCGCCGGGGAGGAGCTGCTGCTGCGCGCCGAGGCCTCCGCCCGGGAGGCGCTCGCG
Proteins encoded in this region:
- a CDS encoding ROK family transcriptional regulator, with the translated sequence MTSTVPEPRPGPGGAGQLLALLRDGVPRTRSELAGMTGLSRSTVAQRVDALLACRLIGPAGDAVSTGGRPPTQFAFDPSSGLVLAADLGATYARLGVTDLAGRVLVERQDDLEIGDGPDRVLSWVVDRGRELLAPLESPGRRLVGVGIGLPGPVEHATGRPIDPPIMPGWDGYDVVERLRRDLGVVVAVDNDVNVMALGERFIAWPGVDHLVFVKVGTGIGAGIISDGELRRGAQGAAGDLGHMQVPRAADVLCRCGNSGCLEAVAGGAALVRELSARGLPVRTSRDVADLARHGDLAVVRELREAGRAIGEVLAHVVSMLNPSVVVVGGSLASTGEHLLAGVREVVYRRSLPLATQHLRIVASGTGEHAGVVGAAVMVIERVLSPDEVDRTLG
- a CDS encoding helix-turn-helix domain-containing protein; the protein is MDRTADLAAAIGGRVRRERQARRWTLDQMASATGVSRRMLVSVEQGAANPSVGTLLRVAEALGVGLPALVEPPATGPVQVTRHGGGATLWTSEAGGRAVLVASTRAPGVVELWDWTLAAGDRYASRGHVPGTTELVHVLSGALTVEVDGAAHELAAGDAVAFPGDVDHAYAATGTGTGTPGAAGARFSLAVHEPVTGARSTAGARSAAGRG